Part of the Streptomyces europaeiscabiei genome is shown below.
CGTCCGTACCGTCCGGACGATGTCGTTCGTGTTGAGCGCGATGTGCTGGACGCCCGGGCCGCCGTAGAACTCCAGGTACTCGTCGATCTGGGACTTCTTCTTGGCGATGGCGGGCTCGTTGATGGGGAACTTGACCTTGAGGGTGCCGTCCGCCACGACCTTCGACATCAGCGCGCTGTACTCAGTGGCGATGTCGTCGCCCACGAACTCCTTCATGTTCGTGAAGCCCATGACGCGATTGTAGAACTCCACCCACTCGTTCATGCGCCCGAGCTCGACGTTGCCGACGCAGTGGTCGATGGCCTGGAAGGTGCGGTGGGCGGGCGGCTCGACCATGGGGTCGGCGGCGACGTAGCCGGGGAGGTACGGGCCGTCGTAGCCGGAGCGGTCGACGAGGGTGTGCCGGGTCGTGCCGTACGTGGCGATCGCGGCCAGGACGACCGTGCCGTGCTCGTCCTTCACCTCGTACGGCTCGGTGACGCTGCGGGCGCCGTGCTCGATGGCGTAGGCGTACGCGCGGCGGGCGTCCGGGACCTCGATGGCGAGGTCGACGACGCCGTCGCCGTGCTCGGCGACGTGCTCGGCGAGGAAGTGGCCCCAGGTGGTGGCGGGTTTGACGACCGAGGTGAGGACGAACCGGGCCGAGCCGTTCTCCAGGACGTAGCTCGCCGTCTCGCGGCTGCCGGTCTCGGGGCCGGAGTAGGCGACGAGGCGCATGCCGAACGCGGTGGAGTAGTAGTGGGCGGCCTGTTTGGCGTTGCCCACGGCGAAGACGACCGCGTCCATTCCCTTGACCGGGAAGGGGTCTGCCTGCCGTGCGGTGTCGGGGACGTGGTCTGTGTGCGCGGAGGTGGCTGCCATGGCCGCAGACTCCTCCCGTATCCACAAGGTGCGCAACAGTTCGTGATTCTGCTGGACAATCTGCTCAGCGGAGAACCCATACTCCCGCTTGTTCTGTACAGGGTGACCATCCCGGGAGGTCTCATGGCGATCGATCATCTGGACGGGCGGCTGATCGTCCTGCTCGCGCGCGAGCCGCGGATCGGGGTCCTGGAGATGTCACGGCGGCTGGGGGTCGCGCGGGGCACGGTGCAGGCCCGGCTCGACCGGCTTCAGTCGAATGGCGTCATCCGCGGATTCGGGCCCCAGGTGGATCCGGCCGCACTCGGCTACCCGGTCACGGCGTTCGCGACGCTGCAGATCAGGCAGGGTCAAGGGGCGGACGTACGGGCCCACTTGGCGACCGTGCCCGAGGTGCTGGAGCTGCACACGACGACCGGCAGCGGGGACATGCTGTGCCGGCTCGTGGCCCGTTCGAACGCCGATCTCCAGCGGGTGATCGACCGGGTCGTCGGTTTTGATGGCATCGTCCGGGCCGCCACGGCGATCGTCATGGAGAACCCCGTTCCACTGCGGATCATCCCGCTGGTGGAGCAGGCGGCGCTCCGCGAGTGAACAGCGCAGGGGCCCCGGAGATGACGATCTAGCCGACCCTGGGGGTACGTGCCGGTGAGCTTCTGGGAGTACGTCGGCAGCTACCACGAGAAGCTGCTGTTCGACGCGTACCAACACGCCAGTGCGGTGTTCCAGTGCATGGTCGTGGCCACGGTCGTCGGGGTCCTGATCGGTGTCGTCACGTACCGGCGGGAGTGGGCCGCCGGGCTCGCCACGACCACCACCGCCACCCTCCTGACCATCCCCTCCCTCGCCATGATCGGCCTGCTGATCCCGGTGGTGGGTCTCGGTGTGGCCCCGACGGTGATCGCCCTGACGCTGTACGGGCTGCTGCCGGTCGTGCGGAACGCGATCGTGGGCCTGCGCGGGGTCGATCCGGCGCTGGTGGACGCGGCGAAGGGCATCGGGATGTCCCGGCCCCTGCGGCTGCTGCGGGTCGAACTGCCGCTCGCCTGGCCGCCGATCCTCACGGGGATCCGGGTCTCCACACAGATGCTGATGGGCATCGCCGCGATCGCCGCGTACGCCTCCGGGCCGGGCCTCGGCAACGAGATCTTCCGCGGTATCGCCTCGCTGGGCAGCGCGAACGCCCTCAACCAGGTACTCGCGGGCACGCTCGGCATCGTCGCCCTCGCACTAATGTTCGATGCCGCGTATGTGCTGATCGGGCGGCTGACGATTCCGAGGGGGATCCGTGGCTGATGACGGCACGGCGAAGGTGGCGGGCACGGCGAAAGTGACGGGCGCTGCGAAAGCGGCGGGCACTGCGAGAGCGGCCGGTACGGCGAGAGCGGCCGGTACGGCGAGAGCGGCCGGTACGGCGAGAGCGGCCGGTACGGCGAGAGCGGCCGGTACGGCGGGGGCAACGGAGGCGGCTGGGGCCACGGGTACGGCTGGGGCAACGATCGAGTTGGTCGACCTCAGCAAGCGGTATCCGGGCAGCCGTCACCCGTCCGTCGACAGCGTGACCATGCGGATCGGCGCGGGCGAGACCGTGGTCCTCGTCGGGCCCTCCGGGTGCGGCAAGTCGACGACGCTCAAGATGATCAACAGGTTGATCGAGCCGTCCAGCGGCTCCATCCGGATCAACGGCGAGGACGTCACCCGTATCGATCCGGTCGGGCTGCGGCGCACAGTGGGCTATGCCATCCAGTCGTCCGGCCTCTTCCCGCACATGACCGTCGCCCAGAACATCGCGCTCGTGCCGAGGATGGTCGGCTGGTCCGCGTCGCGGGTGAAGACCCGGGTGACGGAGATGCTGGACCTGGTGGGCCTCGACCCGGGCGAGTACCACGACCGGTATCCGCGTCAGCTCTCCGGGGGCCAGCAGCAACGAGTGGGCGTGGCAAGGGCGTTGGCCGCCGATCCGCCCGTCCTGCTGATGGACGAGCCGTTCGGGGCGGTGGACCCGATCACCCGCGGCCACCTCCAGGACGAACTGCTCCGGCTCCAGCGCGAGCTGCGCAGGACGATCGTGTTCGTCACCCATGACTTCGACGAGGCGATCAAGCTCGGCGACCGGATCGCGATCCTGCGGGAGCGGTCGCACATCGCGCAGTTCGACACCCCGGAGGCGATCCTCGCCGGCCCGGCCGACGACTTCGTCTCCGGTTTCGTGGGC
Proteins encoded:
- a CDS encoding ABC transporter permease, with product MSFWEYVGSYHEKLLFDAYQHASAVFQCMVVATVVGVLIGVVTYRREWAAGLATTTTATLLTIPSLAMIGLLIPVVGLGVAPTVIALTLYGLLPVVRNAIVGLRGVDPALVDAAKGIGMSRPLRLLRVELPLAWPPILTGIRVSTQMLMGIAAIAAYASGPGLGNEIFRGIASLGSANALNQVLAGTLGIVALALMFDAAYVLIGRLTIPRGIRG
- a CDS encoding ABC transporter ATP-binding protein (Members of the family are the ATP-binding subunit of ABC transporters for substrates such as betaine, L-proline or other amino acids, choline, carnitine, etc. The substrate specificity is best determined from the substrate-binding subunit, rather than this subunit, as it interacts with the permease subunit and not with substrate directly.), with protein sequence MELVDLSKRYPGSRHPSVDSVTMRIGAGETVVLVGPSGCGKSTTLKMINRLIEPSSGSIRINGEDVTRIDPVGLRRTVGYAIQSSGLFPHMTVAQNIALVPRMVGWSASRVKTRVTEMLDLVGLDPGEYHDRYPRQLSGGQQQRVGVARALAADPPVLLMDEPFGAVDPITRGHLQDELLRLQRELRRTIVFVTHDFDEAIKLGDRIAILRERSHIAQFDTPEAILAGPADDFVSGFVGAGAALKRLHLTRVRDVEVTGCPTVTPGEPLPQVLDRLRADATDEVLLLDRNGRPSRWLRRDDLLRAKGSLARAGTPVRTTVTGDATLRDALEAVLTDNTGRVAVTGRHGEYTGVVDMETLLGSVRGLMEADRLDALERHHRLEETRTGRKPSERTPADGESDGGEGAP
- a CDS encoding Lrp/AsnC family transcriptional regulator, with translation MAIDHLDGRLIVLLAREPRIGVLEMSRRLGVARGTVQARLDRLQSNGVIRGFGPQVDPAALGYPVTAFATLQIRQGQGADVRAHLATVPEVLELHTTTGSGDMLCRLVARSNADLQRVIDRVVGFDGIVRAATAIVMENPVPLRIIPLVEQAALRE
- the hppD gene encoding 4-hydroxyphenylpyruvate dioxygenase; this translates as MAATSAHTDHVPDTARQADPFPVKGMDAVVFAVGNAKQAAHYYSTAFGMRLVAYSGPETGSRETASYVLENGSARFVLTSVVKPATTWGHFLAEHVAEHGDGVVDLAIEVPDARRAYAYAIEHGARSVTEPYEVKDEHGTVVLAAIATYGTTRHTLVDRSGYDGPYLPGYVAADPMVEPPAHRTFQAIDHCVGNVELGRMNEWVEFYNRVMGFTNMKEFVGDDIATEYSALMSKVVADGTLKVKFPINEPAIAKKKSQIDEYLEFYGGPGVQHIALNTNDIVRTVRTMRAAGVEFLNTPDSYYDTLGEWVGDTRVPVDTLRELKILADRDEDGYLLQIFTKPVQDRPTVFFEIIERHGSMGFGKGNFKALFEAIEREQEKRGNL